A genomic window from Diospyros lotus cultivar Yz01 chromosome 2, ASM1463336v1, whole genome shotgun sequence includes:
- the LOC127794079 gene encoding short-chain dehydrogenase TIC 32 B, chloroplastic isoform X2: MKEALRYLAGIRGPSGYGSKSTAEQVTQDCSCLISSHLTAIVTGATSGIGAETARVLAKRGVRVIIPARDLKKAAETRERIQKESPEAEILVLEIDLSSFASVKRFCSQFLSLGLPLNILINNAGKFSQKLEFSEDKIEMTFATNYLGHFLLTEMLLERMIETAARTGIEGRIINLSSVIHGWITRDSFCFTKMLNPNKYNGTRAYAQSKLAIILHAKEMARQLKARNARVSINAVHPGIVKTGIIRDHKGFITDSLFFLASKLLKTTSQGASTTCYVALSPQTEGVSGKYFADCNESNCSGLASDESEAHKLCKQSRALIHRRLRQSILA; encoded by the exons ATGAAGGAAGCACTGAGATATTTGGCTGGAATTAGAGGCCCAAGTGGGTATGGATCAAAATCAACAGCTGAGCAAGTTACGCAAGATTGTTCTTGCTTGATCTCTTCTCACCTCACTGCAATTGTCACTG gCGCGACGTCGGGGATCGGGGCAGAAACAGCCAGAGTGTTGGCAAAAAGAGGGGTAAGGGTGATTATCCCGGCAAGGGACTTGAAGAAAGCTGCTGAGACTAGGGAAAGAATTCAGAAGGAAAGCCCAGAGGCTGAGATTTTAGTGTTGGAGATTGATCTAAGCTCATTTGCTTCAGTCAAGAGATTTTGTTCCCAGTTCTTGTCTCTAGGATTACCCCTTAATATTCTCAT TAACAATGCTGGGAAATTTTCACAGAAGTTGGAGTTCTCTGAAGACAAGATTGAGATGACATTTGCCACAAATTACTTGG GGCATTTCCTGTTAACAGAAATGTTGTTGGAAAGGATGATAGAGACGGCAGCAAGGACGGGTATTGAGGGAAGGATTATCAATCTCTCTTCTGTAATACACGGTTGGATTACAAGGGACTCCTTCTGCTTCACCAAAATGCTCAACCCAAACAA GTATAATGGCACCCGTGCATACGCTCAATCGAAGCTGGCCATCATATTGCACGCCAAGGAAATGGCAAGACAGCTTAAG GCGAGAAATGCAAGGGTGAGCATCAATGCAGTCCATCCTGGGATTGTGAAGACCGGCATTATCAGAGATCATAAAGGCTTCATCACAG ATTCCCTCTTCTTCCTCGCATCCAAACTGCTCAAAACAACTTCCCAG GGTGCATCCACAACCTGCTATGTAGCTCTGAGCCCACAAACAGAGGGGGTGAGTGGAAAGTACTTTGCAGACTGCAACGAAAGCAACTGCTCGGGGCTTGCAAGCGATGAGTCTGAGGCTCACAAGCTTTGCAAGCAGAGCCGCGCTCTGATTCACAGAAGGCTGCGTCAATCAATACtagcttga
- the LOC127794079 gene encoding short-chain dehydrogenase TIC 32 B, chloroplastic isoform X1, protein MKEALRYLAGIRGPSGYGSKSTAEQVTQDCSCLISSHLTAIVTGATSGIGAETARVLAKRGVRVIIPARDLKKAAETRERIQKESPEAEILVLEIDLSSFASVKRFCSQFLSLGLPLNILMKSLCSNNAGKFSQKLEFSEDKIEMTFATNYLGHFLLTEMLLERMIETAARTGIEGRIINLSSVIHGWITRDSFCFTKMLNPNKYNGTRAYAQSKLAIILHAKEMARQLKARNARVSINAVHPGIVKTGIIRDHKGFITDSLFFLASKLLKTTSQGASTTCYVALSPQTEGVSGKYFADCNESNCSGLASDESEAHKLCKQSRALIHRRLRQSILA, encoded by the exons ATGAAGGAAGCACTGAGATATTTGGCTGGAATTAGAGGCCCAAGTGGGTATGGATCAAAATCAACAGCTGAGCAAGTTACGCAAGATTGTTCTTGCTTGATCTCTTCTCACCTCACTGCAATTGTCACTG gCGCGACGTCGGGGATCGGGGCAGAAACAGCCAGAGTGTTGGCAAAAAGAGGGGTAAGGGTGATTATCCCGGCAAGGGACTTGAAGAAAGCTGCTGAGACTAGGGAAAGAATTCAGAAGGAAAGCCCAGAGGCTGAGATTTTAGTGTTGGAGATTGATCTAAGCTCATTTGCTTCAGTCAAGAGATTTTGTTCCCAGTTCTTGTCTCTAGGATTACCCCTTAATATTCTCAT GAAATCACTGTGCAGTAACAATGCTGGGAAATTTTCACAGAAGTTGGAGTTCTCTGAAGACAAGATTGAGATGACATTTGCCACAAATTACTTGG GGCATTTCCTGTTAACAGAAATGTTGTTGGAAAGGATGATAGAGACGGCAGCAAGGACGGGTATTGAGGGAAGGATTATCAATCTCTCTTCTGTAATACACGGTTGGATTACAAGGGACTCCTTCTGCTTCACCAAAATGCTCAACCCAAACAA GTATAATGGCACCCGTGCATACGCTCAATCGAAGCTGGCCATCATATTGCACGCCAAGGAAATGGCAAGACAGCTTAAG GCGAGAAATGCAAGGGTGAGCATCAATGCAGTCCATCCTGGGATTGTGAAGACCGGCATTATCAGAGATCATAAAGGCTTCATCACAG ATTCCCTCTTCTTCCTCGCATCCAAACTGCTCAAAACAACTTCCCAG GGTGCATCCACAACCTGCTATGTAGCTCTGAGCCCACAAACAGAGGGGGTGAGTGGAAAGTACTTTGCAGACTGCAACGAAAGCAACTGCTCGGGGCTTGCAAGCGATGAGTCTGAGGCTCACAAGCTTTGCAAGCAGAGCCGCGCTCTGATTCACAGAAGGCTGCGTCAATCAATACtagcttga
- the LOC127795638 gene encoding leucine-rich repeat receptor-like serine/threonine-protein kinase RGI4, giving the protein MPVNNPWTTLFFVSSFLLPLLLLIIPGCSAVNHQGQALLSWKTSFNNGGSVLSNWNPSDETPCAWFGISCNPNNEVVELNLRYMDLLGTLPPNFTSLMSLHKIVLTGTNFTGSIPKEIGDLRELTHLDLSDNALTGVIPVEICSLYKLEELHLNTNRLAGSIPDEIGNLTSLKWLILYDNQLSGGIPSSIGKLKRLQAIRAGGNKNLEGPLPQEIGNCSKLVMLGLAETSISGFLPPSLGLLKNLQTIAIYTALLSGQIPEEIGDCTALQNIYLYENSLTGSIPTTLGKLRNLQNLLLWQNNIVGTIPPEIGNCMKLLLIDFSMNSLTGAVPDSFGNLTSLQELQLSVNQISGQIPPQLGNCQSLTHVELDNNQLSGTIPSEFGNLKNLTLLFLWQNKLEGNIPPSLSSCRNLEAIDLSQNALTGPIPKGIFELPRLNKLLLLSNNLSGQIPPDIGKCSSLIRFRASNNKITGQVPPQIGNLTNLSFLDLGTNRLAGVIPPEISSCRNLTFFDLHSNSIAGNLPENLNKLILLQFVDLSENNIEGTLSPSIGSLNSLTKLVLADNRFSGPIPPQLGSCWKLQLLDLSSNELSGQIPASLGKIPGLEIALNLSWNRLSGKIPAEFIELNKLGVLDLSHNQLSGDLRYLADLQNLVVLNVSHNNFSGRLPDTSFFAKLPLSVLAGNQDLCFSGKQCAGDIHGAARHDAAARVAMVVLLCAACALLLAAIYIIIGGKILQGRAHNHNVDVEADVEMMLPPWEVTLYQKLDLSIAEVVKSLTPGNIIGRGRSGVVYRAAIPSGPTIAVKRFRLSEKFSASAFSSEIATLARIRHRNIVRLLGWGANRKTKLLFYDYLPNGSLGALLHETGGGGGLEWETRFKIALGVAEGLAYLHHDCVPPILHRDVKAHNILLGDRYEACLADFGLARLVQSEPGSFSADPQFAGSFGYIAPEYGCMIKITEKSDVYSYGVVLLEIITGKRPADPSLCDNQHHLIQWVREHLRSKKDPVDVIDPKLQGHPDSQVQEMLQALGISLLCTSNRPEDRPAMKDVVALLREIKQEGAAAGDSHKKGEGRPANPSSTGRPAEQLLLLQGQRQGSSNCSLVYSSSSSATYNIN; this is encoded by the exons ATGCCTGTTAATAATCCATGGACGACCCTCTTCTTCGTCTCCTCTTTTTTGCTGCCGCTGCTGCTTTTAATAATCCCCGGCTGCTCCGCCGTCAACCACCAAGGCCAGGCTCTTCTCTCCTGGAAGACAAGCTTCAACAATGGGGGTAGTGTGTTGAGTAATTGGAACCCTAGCGATGAAACTCCGTGTGCATGGTTCGGCATATCCTGCAACCCCAACAATGAAGTCGTGGAGCTCAATCTGAGGTACATGGATTTGCTTGGAACTCTTCCTCCCAACTTCACCTCATTGATGTCCCTGCACAAGATTGTCTTGACCGGGACCAATTTCACCGGTTCAATCCCCAAAGAGATCGGTGATCTCCGGGAACTCACCCACTTGGACTTAAGCGACAATGCATTGACCGGCGTAATCCCGGTTGAGATTTGCAGCTTGTATAAGCTGGAGGAGCTCCACCTCAACACCAACCGGCTGGCCGGATCGATCCCGGATGAAATCGGCAACCTCACGAGCTTGAAGTGGCTGATTCTGTACGACAACCAGCTCAGCGGTGGAATTCCGAGCAGCATAGGGAAGTTGAAGCGGCTTCAAGCCATAAGGGCCGGCGGCAACAAGAACCTTGAAGGTCCGCTGCCGCAGGAAATCGGAAACTGCAGCAAGTTGGTGATGTTGGGGCTGGCTGAGACGAGCATCTCCGGCTTCCTCCCTCCCAGCCTCGGCCTCCTCAAGAACCTCCAAACCATTGCCATCTACACTGCTCTCTTGTCCGGCCAAATCCCAGAAGAAATCGGCGACTGCACCGCCCTCCAGAACATTTACTTGTACGAGAACTCGCTCACCGGCTCCATTCCGACCACTCTGGGAAAGCTACGCAACCTCCAGAATCTCCTTCTCTGGCAGAACAATATTGTGGGTACCATTCCACCGGAGATTGGTAACTGCATGAAACTGTTGCTGATTGATTTTTCGATGAATTCGCTCACTGGAGCGGTTCCGGACAGTTTTGGGAACTTGACTTCTCTTCAAGAACTGCAGTTGAGTGTGAATCAGATCTCCGGACAGATTCCTCCCCAGCTTGGCAATTGTCAAAGCCTCACGCATGTAGAGCTCGACAACAATCAGCTCAGTGGGACTATCCCTTCTGAGTTTGGGAATTTGAAGAATCTAACGCTGCTGTTCTTGTGGCAAAACAAGCTCGAAGGGAATATACCTCCGTCCCTGTCCTCGTGTCGCAACCTTGAAGCCATTGATTTGTCTCAGAACGCGTTGACGGGTCCGATTCCGAAGGGCATATTCGAATTGCCGAGGCTGAATAAGCTGTTGCTATTGTCGAACAATTTATCGGGCCAGATACCGCCAGACATTGGGAAATGCTCGTCTCTGATTCGTTTCAGGGCGAGCAACAACAAGATCACCGGGCAGGTGCCGCCGCAGATTGGGAATTTGACGAATCTGAGTTTCCTGGATCTCGGCACGAATCGACTCGCCGGAGTTATACCGCCGGAGATCTCGAGCTGCCGGAATCTTACTTTTTTCGACCTGCATTCGAACTCAATTGCCGGAAACCTGCCGGAGAATTTGAATAAACTCATCTTGCTTCAGTTTGTCGATTTATCAGAGAACAATATTGAAGGGACGTTAAGCCCTAGTATCGGATCGCTGAATTCGCTGACCAAACTGGTGCTCGCGGATAACCGATTTTCAGGACCGATTCCGCCGCAGCTCGGTTCCTGTTGGAAGCTGCAGTTACTGGACCTGAGCAGTAACGAGCTCTCCGGACAAATACCGGCCAGTTTGGGCAAGATTCCGGGGCTAGAGATTGCTCTGAACCTCAGCTGGAACAGGCTCTCCGGCAAAATCCCGGCCGAGTTCATCGAGCTGAACAAGCTCGGAGTGCTAGATCTCTCCCACAACCAGCTCTCGGGCGACCTTCGCTACCTAGCGGACCTCCAGAATCTCGTAGTGCTCAACGTCTCGCACAACAACTTCTCCGGCCGCCTGCCTGACACCTCGTTCTTCGCCAAGCTGCCGCTGAGCGTCCTCGCCGGAAACCAGGACCTCTGCTTCTCCGGCAAGCAGTGCGCCGGCGACATCCACGGCGCAGCCAGACACGACGCTGCAGCGAGGGTGGCGATGGTGGTGCTGCTGTGCGCGGCGTGTGCCCTGCTCCTGGCGGCTATCTACATCATCATAGGGGGAAAGATATTGCAGGGGCGGGCCCACAATCACAACGTCGACGTGGAAGCTGACGTGGAGATGATGCTACCGCCCTGGGAGGTCACCCTGTACCAAAAGCTCGACCTCTCCATCGCCGAAGTGGTCAAGTCCTTAACACCTGGGAACATAATCGGACGCGGTCGATCCGGCGTCGTTTATCGGGCAGCCATCCCGTCCGGTCCCACCATCGCGGTGAAGAGGTTCCGGCTGTCGGAGAAGTTCTCCGCCTCCGCATTCTCGTCGGAAATCGCCACCCTGGCACGAATCCGGCACCGGAATATCGTGCGGCTTTTGGGATGGGGGGCCAATCGGAAGACCAAGCTATTGTTCTATGACTATTTGCCCAACGGTTCTCTTGGTGCCCTGTTACATGAAACAGGTGGCGGCGGAGGCCTTGAATGGGAAACACGGTTCAAGATCGCTTTGGGCGTGGCGGAGGGCTTGGCTTACTTGCACCACGACTGCGTCCCGCCGATCCTCCACCGAGATGTGAAGGCTCACAACATACTGTTAGGTGACCGTTACGAGGCATGCTTGGCTGATTTTGGACTAGCCCGGCTCGTCCAGAGTGAACCGGGTTCTTTTTCGGCTGACCCGCAATTCGCAGGCTCCTTCGGCTACATTGCACCCG AGTACGGTTGCATGATAAAGATCACCGAGAAAAGCGACGTGTACAGTTACGGTGTGGTGTTGTTAGAGATCATAACAGGAAAAAGGCCCGCGGATCCATCATTGTGCGATAACCAGCACCACCTAATCCAGTGGGTCCGGGAGCACCTGAGGAGCAAGAAAGACCCGGTTGACGTAATCGACCCGAAGCTACAGGGGCACCCCGATTCCCAAGTACAGGAAATGCTGCAAGCGCTTGGCATTTCTCTGCTCTGCACCAGCAACCGCCCGGAGGACCGCCCCGCCATGAAGGATGTGGTGGCGCTGTTGCGGGAGATCAAACAGGAGGGGGCGGCCGCGGGCGACTCCCACAAGAAGGGAGAGGGCCGGCCGGCAAATCCGTCGTCGACTGGGAGGCCGGCAGAACAACTGCTGCTGCTGCAGGGGCAAAGGCAAGGGTCGTCGAATTGCTCTCTTGTGTACTCCTCCTCTTCGTCGGCTActtacaatattaattaa